In the Leptotrichia sp. oral taxon 847 genome, one interval contains:
- the clpB gene encoding ATP-dependent chaperone ClpB, whose translation MEQKFTQKSMSAISEAHNFAIRYKHSDMKTEHLLLALIGQMDGLIPNILQKMGINTTELTKKLEAKLNNMPKIEGGVGEVRPNAEMNRVIVGAEDYAKKMGDTYISTEHLFLAAFDNNSFLKENGINKKQFENVLNEMRGGRTVMTDNPESTYEALDKFGKDLVEMARKGKLDPIIGRDQEIRRAIQILSRRNKNNPILIGEPGVGKTAIAEGIAQRILKGDVPENLKDKTIFSLDMGALVAGAKYRGEFEERLKAVLEQIEKSEGRIILFIDEVHNIVGAGKTEGSMDAGNLLKPMLARGEVKVIGATTIDEYRKYIEKDAALERRFQPVMVNEPTIEDTISILRGLKEKFEIFHGIRITDNAIVTAATMSDRYINDRFLPDKAIDLIDEAAAKVKTEINSMPVELDEITRRLMQLEIEKVALTKETDKASKERLVTLEKEIAELKEEETQLKSQWEKEKEEAGKVAKINEEIEKVKLQIEQAQRKNDYNKLAELQYGKLPELEKQKQAEEEKAESKSGVAGKLLKQEIDSEEIAEVVGKWTGIPVAKLLQGEREKILHLADHIKERVIGQDEAIKTISDTIIRARAGLKDPNRPIGSFIFLGPTGVGKTYLTKTLAFNLFDDEDNIVRIDMSEYMDKFSVTRLIGAPPGYVGYEEGGQLTEAVRRKPYSVILFDEIEKAHPDVFNVLLQLLDDGRLTDGKGKMVDFKNTIVIMTSNIGSEIILNDPMVSEPTKEAVLDEMKHRFKPEFLNRIDDIIVFKALGKDSIKNIVNLILDGINERLKEQYIKVEFTDKALDYIVNEAYDPAYGARPLKRFVQKDIETNLSKMILGGEVPENSVVKVDSDGKDLIYKVEK comes from the coding sequence ATGGAGCAAAAGTTTACGCAAAAAAGTATGAGTGCTATATCGGAAGCACACAACTTTGCGATTAGATATAAACATTCCGATATGAAAACGGAACATTTGCTACTTGCATTAATTGGTCAAATGGATGGACTTATTCCAAATATTTTACAAAAGATGGGAATTAATACGACCGAATTGACTAAAAAGCTTGAGGCAAAACTTAACAATATGCCAAAAATTGAAGGTGGAGTTGGTGAAGTAAGACCAAACGCTGAAATGAACAGAGTAATTGTAGGAGCTGAAGATTATGCTAAAAAAATGGGTGACACTTATATCAGTACAGAGCATCTGTTTTTAGCAGCTTTTGACAATAACTCCTTTTTGAAAGAAAACGGCATTAATAAAAAACAATTTGAAAATGTTTTAAATGAGATGAGAGGAGGTAGAACCGTTATGACAGATAATCCTGAAAGCACATACGAAGCATTGGACAAATTTGGTAAAGACTTAGTTGAAATGGCAAGAAAAGGTAAACTTGATCCAATAATTGGAAGAGACCAGGAAATTCGTCGTGCAATCCAGATTTTATCGAGAAGAAATAAAAATAATCCAATTTTGATTGGAGAACCAGGAGTTGGAAAAACAGCCATTGCAGAAGGAATCGCTCAGAGAATTTTAAAGGGCGATGTACCTGAAAACTTAAAGGACAAAACGATTTTTTCACTTGATATGGGAGCGTTAGTCGCAGGAGCAAAATACCGTGGAGAATTTGAAGAAAGATTAAAAGCGGTTCTTGAACAAATTGAAAAAAGTGAAGGAAGAATAATTTTATTTATAGATGAAGTTCATAATATCGTGGGAGCTGGAAAAACTGAAGGTTCAATGGACGCAGGTAACCTTTTAAAACCAATGCTTGCTCGTGGAGAAGTAAAAGTAATTGGTGCGACAACTATTGATGAATACAGAAAATATATAGAAAAAGATGCAGCACTTGAACGTAGATTTCAGCCAGTAATGGTTAATGAACCAACTATTGAAGATACAATTTCAATTTTACGTGGATTGAAAGAAAAATTTGAAATTTTTCACGGAATTAGAATTACAGATAATGCGATAGTTACCGCAGCTACAATGAGTGACAGATACATAAATGACAGATTTTTACCTGACAAGGCGATTGACTTAATCGACGAAGCCGCAGCAAAAGTAAAGACTGAAATTAATTCAATGCCTGTGGAACTTGACGAAATTACAAGAAGATTAATGCAACTTGAAATTGAAAAAGTAGCACTTACAAAAGAAACTGACAAAGCTTCTAAAGAAAGATTAGTTACGCTTGAAAAAGAAATCGCTGAATTAAAAGAAGAAGAAACTCAACTAAAATCTCAGTGGGAAAAAGAAAAAGAAGAAGCAGGAAAAGTTGCTAAAATTAATGAAGAAATTGAAAAAGTAAAATTACAAATTGAACAGGCTCAAAGAAAAAATGACTATAATAAACTTGCAGAATTGCAATACGGAAAGCTGCCTGAACTAGAAAAACAAAAACAAGCTGAAGAAGAAAAAGCTGAAAGTAAATCTGGCGTAGCAGGAAAATTATTAAAACAAGAGATCGACAGCGAAGAAATTGCCGAAGTTGTTGGAAAATGGACAGGTATTCCAGTTGCAAAATTACTACAAGGTGAAAGAGAAAAAATATTACACCTTGCGGATCACATAAAAGAACGTGTAATTGGACAAGACGAAGCTATAAAGACAATAAGCGACACAATTATAAGAGCTCGTGCCGGATTAAAAGATCCAAATAGACCTATTGGTTCATTTATATTCTTAGGACCAACTGGTGTGGGAAAAACTTATTTGACTAAGACACTAGCATTTAATCTGTTTGATGATGAAGATAATATTGTAAGAATTGATATGTCGGAATATATGGATAAATTTAGCGTCACAAGACTTATAGGAGCGCCTCCAGGATATGTAGGTTACGAAGAAGGTGGACAACTAACTGAAGCTGTCAGAAGAAAACCTTATTCCGTAATATTATTTGACGAAATAGAAAAAGCACACCCAGATGTGTTTAATGTGCTATTGCAACTTCTTGATGATGGAAGACTTACCGATGGAAAAGGTAAAATGGTAGATTTCAAGAATACAATTGTAATTATGACTTCAAATATTGGAAGTGAAATCATTTTAAATGATCCTATGGTGTCAGAACCAACAAAAGAAGCTGTTTTAGACGAAATGAAACATAGATTTAAACCAGAATTTTTAAACAGAATTGACGATATTATTGTATTTAAGGCATTAGGAAAAGATAGTATCAAAAATATCGTAAATCTTATTTTAGATGGTATCAACGAAAGATTGAAAGAACAATACATCAAAGTAGAATTTACCGACAAAGCGTTGGATTACATTGTAAACGAAGCATATGATCCAGCTTACGGTGCAAGACCACTAAAACGTTTTGTACAAAAAGATATAGAAACTAATTTATCTAAGATGATTTTAGGTGGCGAAGTTCCTGAAAATAGTGTCGTTAAGGTTGATAGTGACGGTAAGGATTTGATTTATAAAGTAGAAAAATAA
- a CDS encoding glutamine synthetase III family protein — protein MENAMKSFGENVFRDSNLKKRVSKEVFKEFKASQLGKTELSKETAEVIANAIKDWATKRGATHYCHWFQPLTDLTAEKHDSFLEPTESEELIYKFSGSNLIKGEPDASSFPNGGLRSTFEARGYTIWDTSSYPFIRENKNGVTLYIPTAFISFTGEALDKKVPLLRTMKYISEQSLRVLRTLGNTTSKHVFNTLGVEQEYFLVKKELFEARDDLLLTGRTLFGAPAPKGQELNDHYFGKIKDKVINFMSDVDVELWKLGIPSKTRHNEVAPNQFEVAPLFSVANLASDQNQIIMETIEKTALKHDLVALLHEKPFDGVNGSGKHNNWSLGTDDGKNLFSPGKDPKTNTSFLIFVSAVIEAVDRYYPMLRYSTATATNDHRLGGHEAPPAIISIFLGDELTTILDNIANKKDTPVSEASEVNLSVDVLPTFSMDAGDRNRTSPFAFTGNKFEFRMPGSSSTPATTAAVINAAVGKVLSEYADKLEKATEKTLPRITNEIIASAYKKHHRIIFNGNGYSEEWVKEAKKRGLTNEVSANTALRKMLDPQILKLVNEIGMLSEQESAARYNAYAERYVKQLSIESRTFIEIVNKNIFPSALKFANLLADHIEKNSKYGKAFIKEQEELLKEVLANITTLRKETKSLEKEIARVKNEENLEKQTDLAKEKLITGLEALRVPCDNLEKVIDKSLWKFPTYTDLLFKL, from the coding sequence ATGGAAAATGCTATGAAAAGTTTTGGAGAGAATGTCTTTAGGGACAGCAATCTTAAAAAAAGAGTTTCTAAAGAAGTTTTCAAAGAATTTAAAGCATCACAACTTGGTAAAACAGAATTATCGAAGGAAACTGCAGAAGTAATTGCAAATGCTATAAAAGACTGGGCAACTAAAAGAGGAGCAACTCACTACTGTCACTGGTTTCAACCACTAACAGACTTGACAGCTGAAAAGCACGACTCATTTTTGGAACCAACTGAAAGTGAAGAATTAATTTACAAATTTTCAGGAAGCAATTTGATAAAAGGTGAGCCTGATGCTTCATCATTTCCAAATGGAGGTCTTCGTAGCACATTTGAAGCAAGAGGGTACACAATTTGGGATACAAGTTCATATCCTTTCATAAGAGAAAATAAAAATGGAGTTACATTATACATTCCAACTGCATTTATTTCATTTACAGGTGAAGCTCTGGATAAAAAAGTTCCTTTGCTAAGAACAATGAAATATATAAGTGAACAATCACTAAGAGTTTTAAGAACATTGGGAAATACAACTTCAAAACATGTATTTAACACACTTGGGGTTGAGCAGGAATATTTCTTGGTTAAAAAAGAATTGTTTGAAGCAAGAGACGATTTACTTCTTACTGGAAGAACATTATTTGGAGCACCAGCACCAAAAGGTCAGGAATTAAACGACCATTACTTTGGAAAAATTAAAGATAAAGTTATAAACTTTATGAGTGATGTCGACGTAGAACTTTGGAAATTAGGAATTCCATCAAAAACTAGACATAACGAAGTTGCACCAAACCAATTTGAAGTTGCACCATTATTTTCAGTTGCAAACTTGGCTTCAGACCAAAACCAGATTATAATGGAAACAATTGAAAAAACTGCGTTAAAGCATGACTTAGTGGCATTACTTCACGAAAAACCCTTTGACGGCGTAAACGGTTCAGGAAAGCATAACAACTGGTCGCTTGGAACTGATGACGGAAAAAACTTATTTAGTCCAGGAAAAGACCCTAAAACAAATACAAGCTTTTTAATTTTTGTATCTGCTGTAATTGAAGCTGTAGATAGATATTATCCGATGTTGAGATACTCGACTGCAACTGCTACAAATGATCACAGATTAGGAGGACACGAAGCACCTCCAGCAATTATTTCAATCTTTTTAGGCGACGAATTGACAACAATTTTAGATAACATCGCTAACAAAAAAGACACACCTGTGTCAGAAGCTTCAGAAGTAAACTTATCAGTTGATGTACTACCGACATTCAGCATGGATGCAGGGGATAGAAACAGAACTTCACCTTTTGCCTTCACAGGAAACAAATTTGAATTTAGAATGCCAGGTTCAAGCTCAACTCCAGCAACAACAGCGGCAGTAATTAATGCAGCAGTTGGAAAAGTATTGTCAGAATACGCTGATAAACTTGAAAAAGCGACAGAAAAAACTTTGCCTAGAATAACAAACGAAATTATTGCAAGCGCTTATAAAAAACATCACAGAATTATCTTTAATGGCAATGGATATAGCGAAGAATGGGTTAAAGAAGCTAAAAAAAGAGGACTTACAAACGAAGTTTCAGCAAATACGGCACTTAGAAAAATGCTTGATCCCCAAATTTTAAAATTGGTAAATGAAATAGGAATGTTATCAGAACAAGAATCAGCAGCAAGATACAACGCCTATGCTGAAAGATATGTAAAACAGCTTAGCATCGAATCAAGAACATTCATTGAGATAGTAAACAAAAATATTTTTCCATCAGCATTAAAATTTGCAAATTTATTGGCAGATCACATTGAAAAAAATTCAAAATATGGAAAAGCCTTTATAAAAGAGCAGGAAGAATTGTTAAAAGAAGTTTTGGCAAATATAACAACATTAAGAAAAGAGACAAAATCGCTTGAAAAAGAGATTGCAAGAGTTAAGAATGAAGAAAACTTGGAAAAACAAACTGATTTAGCAAAAGAAAAATTGATAACTGGACTTGAAGCATTAAGAGTTCCTTGTGATAATTTAGAAAAAGTTATCGACAAAAGTTTATGGAAATTTCCAACATATACTGATTTATTGTTCAAATTATAA
- the gltB gene encoding glutamate synthase large subunit, whose protein sequence is MDNNIQNVKLKKYELSRNSLYEPYFEKDNCGMGFIANIDNKKTNQIVKDGIRILAGLEHRGAEGYDSDTGDGAGLLFEVPHEFFAEIIPNLPEFGDYGVGNIFFPTVKEEFEKIKAIIEETVKNSKDEILTWREVPIKKDAVGVQAQSTMPSIWQLFIKRVNSSKDDFEKNLYILRRKIENAVKKANCDTEDKFYITKLSSKSIIYKGLVKPDQIENFYIDLQSKKLVSSYCLVHQRFSTNTFPAWKLAHPFRFLAHNGEINTVKGNVNWMKAREIALSSPNYEDIKELFPVNDEEWSDSANLDAVIELLVFSGKTLMEAISILVPAAWEKDHTKSEDLKAFYDYYSGLMEPWDGPAAMIMTDARYLVAKLDRNGLRPLRYILTDDNQMLVGSEVGTLPIKPENIVQSGRVKPGKVFVIDLEEKKLYNDDEVNEKVLNGTDFKKLIKDKKNVNDLMKEANFNYNKTSDLDDIYNKLKLFSYSREDLHILISRMAITGKEPLGSMGNDAALSIFSKKPKLLYSYFKQLFAQVTNPPIDSIRENFVMSLRTQLYRKANILEEVPEAGETVVLDSPIMDNKTMEFLKNYERDGKKPVILDITFKPTENLEERLDKIFKLAEDAIDSGIKSIILSDRNADTENVAIPALLAVAGLHHYLIRNKKRNEIDILVETGEAREIMHFALLIGYGATAINPYLALDSIEYMVKNKLYLNADESEIKDLQYNYLKAQKKSILKTMSKMGISTVDSYRGAQIFEAVGLSTELVKKYFTGTVSRIEGLTIKTLEDEVLNNFDDAIDSINLGTETLYVDGEYSWMKEGTNRILTPDAIAKVQDAANRDDYNTYKEFAKIVNDQSQHLLTIRGMLKFHSDRKPVSIDKVEPVEAIMKRFVTGAMSFGSISKEAHEAIARALNTIGGRSNCGEGGENPERFLDNRRSATKQIASGRFGVTTDYLVNADELQIKMAQGAKPGEGGQLPGFKVNKEIGATRHTTPGISLISPPPHHDIYSIEDLAQLIFDLKNVNEKARISVKLVSEAGVGVVASGVAKAKSEMILISGHDGGTGASPLSSIKHAGLPWELGLSEAHQILKEHKLRSRVTLQVDGKLKTGRDLVIGAILGAEEFGFATMPLVILGCIMMRKCHTNMCPVGVATQSEELRKKFTGQYENIIRYFRFISQEAREIMAELGVTKLDELIGKADEFLEVNKVSNLEKVKNVNLGKILYTDKNSDSPNVKTQNQDFKMENIIDRKLIKLAKATFESDKNNVQKTVINEKIENFDRSFGAMLSGEVARTFGGYTLEDDTITLNLEGIGGQSFGVFGAKGITYNLTGQSNDYIGKGLFGAKIIIKKPEVSKYEADENIIGGNAILYGAIRGEAYLNGVVGERFCVRNSGAIAVVEGVGDHGCEYMTGGRAVILGETGKNFAAGMSGGIAYVYDKNNNFEKNLNKEMVNFDELNEVYENEIKTYVEKHFNYTGSVVAKEILNNWEVEKQNFKVVIAPEFKEIFERGEA, encoded by the coding sequence TTGGATAACAACATTCAAAATGTAAAACTAAAAAAATACGAGCTTTCAAGAAATTCACTTTATGAGCCGTATTTTGAAAAAGACAACTGCGGTATGGGATTTATCGCAAACATTGACAACAAGAAAACTAATCAAATCGTAAAAGACGGAATAAGAATTCTAGCTGGATTAGAACATCGTGGAGCGGAAGGATATGACTCAGATACTGGAGATGGAGCTGGGCTTTTGTTTGAAGTGCCGCACGAATTTTTTGCTGAAATTATTCCTAATCTTCCTGAATTTGGAGATTATGGGGTTGGAAACATATTTTTCCCAACTGTAAAAGAAGAATTTGAAAAAATAAAGGCAATTATCGAAGAAACTGTGAAAAACTCAAAAGATGAAATCCTAACTTGGAGAGAAGTTCCAATTAAAAAGGATGCCGTAGGAGTTCAGGCACAATCTACAATGCCGTCTATCTGGCAGCTTTTCATAAAAAGAGTAAATTCATCAAAAGATGATTTTGAAAAAAATCTTTATATTTTGAGAAGAAAAATTGAAAATGCTGTAAAAAAAGCAAACTGCGACACTGAAGATAAATTTTATATAACAAAATTATCTTCAAAATCAATAATTTATAAAGGTCTAGTAAAACCTGACCAAATTGAAAATTTCTATATCGACTTGCAATCAAAAAAACTTGTAAGTTCATATTGCTTAGTTCACCAAAGATTTAGTACAAACACTTTTCCAGCATGGAAACTTGCACATCCGTTCAGATTTTTGGCACATAACGGGGAAATTAATACGGTAAAAGGGAATGTAAACTGGATGAAAGCCAGAGAAATTGCACTATCTTCGCCTAATTATGAAGATATAAAAGAATTATTTCCTGTAAATGATGAAGAGTGGTCGGATTCAGCTAATCTTGATGCCGTTATTGAACTTCTTGTATTTTCTGGAAAAACTTTGATGGAAGCGATTTCAATTTTAGTTCCTGCGGCTTGGGAAAAGGATCATACTAAATCTGAAGATTTAAAAGCGTTTTATGACTATTATTCAGGATTAATGGAACCTTGGGATGGACCTGCGGCCATGATTATGACTGACGCTAGATATTTGGTTGCAAAACTTGATAGAAATGGGCTTAGACCGCTTAGATATATTTTGACTGATGACAATCAGATGTTAGTTGGCTCTGAAGTTGGAACTTTGCCAATTAAACCTGAAAATATTGTCCAAAGTGGAAGAGTTAAACCTGGAAAAGTTTTTGTAATTGATCTGGAAGAGAAAAAATTGTATAACGATGACGAAGTTAACGAAAAAGTTTTAAATGGAACAGATTTCAAAAAATTGATTAAAGATAAGAAAAATGTAAATGATTTGATGAAGGAAGCTAATTTTAACTATAACAAAACTAGCGATTTAGATGACATTTACAACAAATTAAAATTATTTAGCTATTCAAGGGAAGATTTGCACATCTTGATTTCAAGAATGGCTATAACTGGAAAAGAACCGCTTGGTTCAATGGGAAATGACGCAGCACTTTCTATTTTTTCCAAAAAGCCAAAATTGCTTTACAGCTACTTTAAACAATTATTCGCACAAGTAACAAACCCTCCAATTGACTCAATTAGAGAAAATTTTGTTATGTCGCTTAGAACTCAGCTTTACAGAAAAGCAAATATTTTAGAAGAAGTTCCTGAAGCTGGAGAAACTGTAGTTTTGGATTCACCAATTATGGACAACAAGACTATGGAATTTTTGAAAAATTATGAAAGAGATGGCAAAAAACCTGTTATTTTAGATATAACTTTCAAGCCAACTGAAAATTTGGAAGAAAGACTGGATAAAATATTTAAGCTTGCTGAAGATGCGATTGATAGCGGCATAAAATCAATTATTTTATCTGACAGAAACGCTGATACTGAAAATGTGGCAATTCCAGCTTTACTTGCTGTTGCTGGACTTCATCACTATTTAATTAGAAATAAAAAACGAAATGAAATTGATATTTTAGTGGAAACTGGGGAAGCTAGGGAAATTATGCATTTTGCATTGCTGATTGGATACGGTGCAACTGCGATTAATCCTTACTTGGCACTTGATTCAATTGAATATATGGTAAAAAATAAACTTTATTTGAATGCCGATGAATCTGAAATAAAAGATTTGCAATACAACTATTTGAAAGCTCAGAAAAAATCAATCTTGAAAACTATGTCAAAAATGGGAATTTCAACTGTTGACAGTTACAGAGGAGCACAAATTTTTGAAGCTGTTGGATTATCAACTGAGTTAGTTAAAAAATATTTCACAGGAACTGTTTCAAGAATCGAAGGACTTACAATTAAAACATTGGAAGATGAAGTGCTAAATAACTTTGATGATGCAATTGACTCGATAAATCTTGGTACTGAAACACTTTATGTGGATGGAGAATATTCTTGGATGAAAGAAGGAACAAATAGAATTCTTACTCCTGATGCGATTGCAAAAGTTCAAGATGCCGCAAATAGAGATGATTACAACACTTATAAGGAATTTGCAAAAATTGTAAACGACCAAAGTCAGCATTTGCTTACAATAAGAGGAATGTTAAAATTCCATTCTGACAGAAAACCTGTTTCAATTGACAAAGTTGAGCCAGTTGAAGCAATTATGAAACGATTTGTTACTGGAGCAATGTCGTTTGGGTCAATTTCAAAGGAAGCTCATGAAGCGATTGCAAGAGCTTTAAATACAATTGGTGGTCGTTCTAACTGCGGGGAAGGTGGAGAAAATCCTGAAAGATTTTTAGATAACAGAAGAAGTGCTACAAAGCAAATTGCATCTGGAAGATTTGGAGTTACAACTGATTACTTGGTAAATGCCGATGAGTTACAAATTAAGATGGCTCAAGGGGCAAAACCTGGAGAAGGTGGACAGCTGCCTGGATTTAAAGTTAATAAAGAAATTGGAGCTACTCGTCATACAACGCCTGGAATTAGCTTGATTTCACCGCCACCACACCACGATATTTATTCAATTGAAGATTTGGCACAACTAATTTTTGACTTGAAAAATGTAAATGAAAAAGCTAGAATTAGTGTTAAATTGGTGTCTGAAGCTGGAGTTGGAGTCGTTGCCTCTGGAGTTGCTAAAGCAAAATCTGAAATGATCTTAATCTCTGGACATGACGGAGGAACTGGAGCATCACCGCTATCTTCAATTAAACATGCTGGACTTCCTTGGGAATTAGGACTTTCTGAAGCTCACCAAATTTTAAAGGAACACAAATTGAGAAGCAGAGTTACTCTTCAAGTTGATGGAAAATTAAAAACTGGTAGAGATTTAGTAATTGGAGCGATTTTAGGAGCTGAAGAATTTGGATTTGCGACAATGCCACTTGTAATTTTGGGATGTATTATGATGAGAAAATGCCACACAAATATGTGTCCAGTTGGAGTTGCAACTCAGTCTGAAGAACTTCGTAAGAAATTTACTGGACAATATGAAAATATTATCAGATACTTTAGATTTATCTCACAAGAAGCAAGAGAAATTATGGCTGAACTTGGAGTTACAAAACTTGATGAATTAATTGGAAAAGCTGATGAATTTTTAGAAGTTAACAAAGTTTCAAACTTGGAAAAAGTTAAAAATGTAAACTTAGGAAAAATCCTTTATACTGACAAAAATAGCGACAGTCCAAATGTAAAAACTCAAAATCAAGACTTTAAAATGGAAAATATAATTGACAGAAAATTAATTAAGCTTGCTAAAGCAACTTTTGAAAGCGATAAAAATAATGTTCAAAAAACTGTAATTAATGAAAAAATTGAAAACTTTGACAGAAGTTTTGGAGCTATGTTAAGTGGAGAAGTTGCTAGAACATTTGGTGGATACACTCTTGAAGATGACACAATTACGTTAAACTTAGAAGGAATTGGTGGACAAAGTTTTGGGGTGTTTGGAGCAAAAGGTATAACTTATAACTTGACTGGACAATCAAACGATTACATCGGAAAAGGACTGTTTGGAGCAAAAATTATTATTAAAAAACCCGAAGTTTCTAAATACGAAGCAGATGAAAATATAATTGGAGGAAATGCCATTTTATACGGTGCAATCAGAGGAGAAGCTTATTTAAACGGAGTTGTTGGAGAAAGATTCTGTGTTAGAAACTCTGGAGCAATTGCTGTTGTAGAAGGTGTTGGAGATCACGGTTGTGAATACATGACTGGTGGACGTGCTGTTATTTTAGGAGAAACTGGTAAAAACTTTGCCGCTGGTATGAGCGGTGGAATTGCTTATGTTTATGATAAAAACAACAATTTTGAGAAAAATTTGAATAAAGAAATGGTCAATTTTGACGAACTTAATGAAGTTTACGAAAATGAAATAAAAACTTATGTGGAAAAGCACTTTAATTATACAGGAAGTGTCGTTGCAAAGGAAATTTTAAACAATTGGGAAGTTGAAAAACAAAACTTTAAAGTTGTTATTGCACCTGAATTTAAAGAAATATTTGAGAGAGGTGAGGCTTAA
- a CDS encoding VOC family protein: MNKITCICLGVKNMKKALKFYRDGLGYKTDCKVDNPPVCFFDTTGTKFELFPLDLLAKDINETNPPKGNGFSGITLTYNVKNKNDVDKIVELVKKAGGTIVKEPQDVFWGGYHAYFCDLDGYYWEVVWGPDFKFDENGLLQF; this comes from the coding sequence ATGAATAAAATAACTTGTATTTGTTTAGGTGTAAAAAATATGAAAAAAGCATTAAAGTTTTATAGGGATGGTTTGGGATATAAAACAGACTGTAAAGTAGACAATCCTCCAGTATGTTTTTTTGATACGACTGGAACAAAATTTGAATTATTTCCTTTAGATTTACTGGCAAAAGATATTAATGAAACTAATCCTCCGAAAGGTAACGGATTTTCAGGAATTACTTTAACATACAATGTAAAAAATAAGAATGATGTAGATAAAATTGTTGAATTGGTAAAAAAAGCAGGAGGAACTATTGTAAAAGAACCTCAAGATGTATTTTGGGGTGGATACCATGCGTATTTTTGTGATTTAGACGGATACTATTGGGAAGTGGTTTGGGGACCAGATTTTAAATTTGATGAAAATGGATTATTACAATTTTAG
- a CDS encoding glutamate synthase subunit beta, which yields MGKLGGFLEIHREEKKIREISDRIKDFNEIDVPLNDEYIKTQAARCMDCGVPFCHWACPVDNHCPEWQDLVYNGEWKKALDLLLSTNPFPEFTGRICPALCEGSCTLGKNDKPVTTKNIELALIEKGWENGWVKPKTPKKRFDKKIAVIGSGPSGLAAAQTLNRFGYNVTVYEKSERAGGLLALGIPDFKLDKKIIDRRVKLMEEEGVKFIYNTEAGKDISNEKLEKEFDIILMACGSKQARDLNIKGREAKGVYFAMDFLTQQNRKVNNIPLYNEEIDVKGKNVLVIGGGDTGSDCVGTSVRQGAASVKQIEILNKPSETRTSKNPWPQFPMYLKTSTSHKEATEVYGNDPREWNVTTKEFIKDENGNLCGVKIAKVESFVNEDGRLGFREIEGSEEIMKVDFVFLAIGFLHPYFEGLLENSKVELDGRGNVSANVIDHQTSQEKYFAAGDVRRGQSLVVWAISEGRNAAKAIHEYLRKNR from the coding sequence ATGGGAAAACTAGGTGGATTTTTAGAAATACATAGAGAAGAAAAAAAAATTAGGGAAATTTCTGACAGAATTAAAGATTTTAATGAAATTGATGTCCCTTTAAACGATGAATATATAAAAACACAAGCGGCTAGATGTATGGACTGCGGAGTTCCTTTTTGCCACTGGGCCTGTCCTGTAGATAACCACTGTCCTGAATGGCAGGATCTAGTCTATAATGGAGAATGGAAAAAGGCTCTGGACTTGCTTTTGTCAACAAATCCATTTCCAGAATTTACTGGGCGAATTTGTCCAGCACTTTGTGAAGGAAGTTGTACTTTAGGAAAAAATGATAAGCCTGTAACTACTAAAAATATTGAACTTGCCCTTATTGAAAAAGGATGGGAGAATGGCTGGGTAAAACCAAAAACTCCGAAAAAAAGATTTGACAAAAAAATTGCAGTAATTGGAAGTGGGCCATCTGGACTTGCTGCCGCTCAAACTTTAAATAGATTTGGGTACAATGTGACAGTTTACGAAAAAAGTGAAAGAGCTGGAGGATTACTTGCACTTGGAATTCCTGATTTTAAGCTTGACAAGAAAATAATTGACAGAAGAGTAAAACTTATGGAAGAAGAAGGTGTTAAGTTTATTTACAACACTGAAGCTGGAAAAGATATTTCTAACGAAAAATTAGAAAAAGAGTTTGATATAATTCTTATGGCTTGTGGTTCAAAACAAGCTAGAGATTTAAATATTAAAGGAAGAGAAGCAAAAGGCGTTTATTTTGCAATGGACTTTTTGACTCAGCAAAATAGAAAAGTAAACAATATTCCTTTGTATAACGAAGAAATTGATGTGAAAGGTAAAAATGTACTTGTAATCGGTGGTGGAGATACTGGTTCTGACTGTGTTGGAACATCTGTAAGACAAGGTGCTGCAAGTGTAAAACAAATTGAAATTTTAAATAAGCCATCTGAAACTCGTACATCAAAAAATCCTTGGCCACAATTTCCAATGTATCTAAAAACTTCGACTTCTCATAAGGAAGCAACAGAAGTTTATGGAAATGACCCAAGAGAATGGAATGTTACAACAAAAGAATTTATAAAAGATGAAAATGGAAATTTATGTGGAGTAAAAATTGCAAAAGTTGAAAGTTTTGTAAATGAAGATGGAAGACTTGGATTTAGAGAAATTGAAGGTTCTGAAGAAATAATGAAAGTTGATTTTGTCTTTTTAGCAATCGGATTTTTACATCCATACTTTGAAGGGCTTTTGGAAAATTCAAAAGTTGAATTAGATGGGCGTGGAAATGTTAGTGCAAATGTAATCGACCACCAAACTTCTCAAGAAAAATATTTTGCTGCAGGAGATGTGAGACGAGGGCAATCACTTGTTGTCTGGGCAATTAGTGAAGGTAGAAATGCTGCAAAGGCTATTCATGAATATTTGAGAAAAAATAGATAA